One Vallitalea pronyensis genomic region harbors:
- a CDS encoding ABC transporter permease, producing MSAKGNTTSLQARFTDMDDKKVVGKLFDKAGVYVIALCLIAFGILVEPSKFLTPDNLLNILRSVGMLGITACGLSFVIYSSQMADMSVPSAMAFSGIITVQFLYLGLVPALILGIIFGMLIGLVNGIVVGYIRANAILWTLAMQFGMEGIMRYVWSGNQLYPDLEPGTSGALFVSIFRTNIGPIPLLILVMIVLYIIADMVMKKTKFGNQLKLVGSAYQVAKCTGIHVKKTVLIAFLISSFTASIAGIFITSMNKLGVFYLGEGYDFKSVTAIVIGGMALSGGRGSVWGALGGVLVIGLLNNILTFIGIPTAVQNVFVGLVFIAVVALHTYKLRKAGKDFA from the coding sequence ATGTCTGCCAAAGGGAACACAACGTCGTTACAAGCTAGATTTACGGACATGGATGATAAGAAAGTTGTTGGGAAACTATTCGATAAAGCAGGGGTCTATGTCATTGCCTTATGCTTAATCGCTTTTGGCATCCTTGTGGAACCGTCAAAGTTTTTAACACCTGACAATTTATTAAACATACTAAGAAGTGTTGGTATGTTAGGTATCACCGCCTGCGGCTTATCCTTTGTCATCTATAGTTCTCAAATGGCAGATATGAGTGTGCCATCGGCCATGGCATTTTCCGGTATTATCACGGTACAATTTCTTTACCTAGGTCTTGTACCAGCTTTAATTCTAGGTATCATCTTTGGTATGCTCATAGGACTCGTCAATGGTATCGTGGTAGGTTACATACGAGCCAATGCGATTTTGTGGACATTAGCCATGCAATTTGGTATGGAAGGTATCATGCGTTATGTTTGGTCAGGTAATCAGTTATATCCTGATCTAGAACCGGGTACATCAGGGGCATTATTTGTCAGTATTTTTAGAACCAATATTGGGCCGATACCCTTACTCATTCTGGTCATGATTGTTTTGTACATCATAGCAGATATGGTCATGAAGAAAACAAAATTTGGTAATCAGCTAAAACTGGTGGGTTCCGCTTATCAGGTGGCGAAATGTACAGGTATTCATGTGAAGAAAACCGTTTTAATCGCTTTTTTAATCAGCTCATTTACAGCATCCATTGCCGGTATATTTATTACATCCATGAATAAGTTAGGTGTATTTTACTTGGGGGAGGGCTACGATTTTAAGAGCGTTACAGCCATTGTCATCGGTGGTATGGCATTATCAGGTGGTCGAGGCAGTGTGTGGGGCGCGCTTGGTGGTGTACTGGTTATTGGACTACTCAATAACATCCTCACATTTATTGGTATCCCAACGGCTGTTCAAAATGTGTTTGTGGGATTAGTATTTATAGCAGTTGTTGCATTACATACCTATAAGTTAAGAAAGGCAGGTAAAGACTTTGCATAA
- a CDS encoding sugar ABC transporter ATP-binding protein codes for MSGKAVLEVQHVCKRFPGTLAVDDVSVTFHAGEVHALMGENGAGKSTLMKMIAGSYNDYTGDILINGEKKLLHSPSVSKKNGIGMIYQELSLARPISIAENILVGRLPVKYGFVLDKKAMVQEAKACLATVNLDLDPMLHISEISQHQAQLVEIAKVMGNNPNILVFDEPTSALSREEAQMLFNIIKGLKKQGLAIIYISHHLPEIFKIADKVTVMRDGKKIDTRPIQDVTSEELVHMMVGKSIDKFYMKRSGHVGDTYLEVKDLTRKGFIHNMSFKAKKGEILGFMGLSGAGRTELARCIVGIDPTHQGMVIKDGKDVTPKNYDEGIRHGFAYLSEDRKSQGLFLRLTNEDNILSALIPEYCHGGFYRKKDTVNIVMEQLEKLQVSPPNPKAGVNSLSGGNQQKILLGKWLATKPDILILDEPTRGVDVGAKQIIHDVVMALADHGTTILLMTSDLPELVGLSDRAYVIRGGYIIGEMQKDQLTEETALLAANGEGSVCDVCQREHNVVTS; via the coding sequence TTGTCAGGTAAAGCAGTACTTGAAGTGCAACATGTGTGTAAGAGATTTCCTGGAACGCTGGCAGTAGATGATGTCAGTGTGACATTTCATGCAGGTGAAGTGCATGCCCTTATGGGGGAAAATGGCGCTGGAAAATCTACCCTTATGAAGATGATTGCAGGCTCTTATAACGACTACACAGGTGACATCTTAATCAATGGAGAAAAGAAATTACTTCATTCGCCATCCGTGTCCAAGAAAAACGGCATTGGTATGATCTATCAGGAACTTAGTTTAGCACGACCTATTAGCATTGCAGAGAATATACTAGTGGGGCGTTTGCCTGTAAAATATGGCTTCGTCTTGGATAAAAAAGCCATGGTACAAGAAGCGAAAGCATGTTTGGCTACAGTGAATCTAGATTTAGATCCCATGCTCCATATATCGGAGATCAGCCAGCACCAAGCTCAGTTGGTAGAGATTGCAAAGGTTATGGGAAACAACCCTAATATTCTTGTCTTCGATGAACCAACATCTGCATTATCACGAGAAGAAGCTCAGATGTTATTTAACATCATTAAAGGACTGAAAAAGCAAGGTTTAGCCATCATTTACATTTCCCATCATTTGCCAGAGATATTTAAAATAGCAGATAAAGTAACGGTTATGCGAGATGGGAAAAAAATCGATACCCGTCCTATTCAGGATGTCACCTCTGAAGAATTGGTACACATGATGGTAGGAAAGTCCATTGATAAGTTTTATATGAAGCGTAGTGGACACGTAGGGGATACCTATCTCGAAGTAAAAGATTTAACACGAAAGGGCTTTATACATAACATGTCTTTTAAGGCAAAGAAAGGTGAAATTCTAGGGTTCATGGGTCTATCCGGTGCAGGTCGTACCGAATTAGCCAGGTGTATCGTAGGTATTGACCCCACCCACCAAGGCATGGTGATAAAAGATGGAAAGGATGTCACACCTAAAAACTATGATGAAGGGATCAGACATGGGTTTGCTTATTTATCCGAAGACAGAAAATCTCAGGGGTTATTTTTACGATTAACCAATGAAGACAATATCTTGTCTGCCTTAATTCCCGAGTACTGCCATGGGGGTTTTTATCGTAAGAAAGATACGGTCAATATTGTCATGGAGCAGCTGGAAAAATTACAAGTAAGTCCCCCTAATCCAAAAGCAGGCGTTAACAGTTTATCAGGGGGCAACCAGCAGAAAATATTATTGGGAAAATGGCTGGCAACTAAGCCAGATATTCTTATACTGGATGAGCCAACACGAGGTGTGGATGTTGGCGCCAAGCAAATCATACATGATGTGGTCATGGCATTAGCTGATCATGGAACAACCATATTGCTCATGACGTCAGACCTGCCAGAGCTTGTTGGTTTATCCGATAGAGCTTATGTGATTCGTGGAGGGTACATCATTGGCGAAATGCAAAAAGATCAGTTGACAGAAGAAACGGCATTATTAGCAGCTAATGGGGAAGGGAGTGTATGTGATGTCTGCCAAAGGGAACACAACGTCGTTACAAGCTAG
- a CDS encoding sugar ABC transporter substrate-binding protein, with product MLKTLLALLITIALILVGCARRSDEIGERLHPSENNLLPQDKDYNEPEVDMTHLKSYDGQLLIYPTEKKEIPPRPSQPELLPPDNARHWFDIEYPGWVTEKINMPVSPGDGPKGKKVSVIVTSRHPYWTAVGIGAKKVADAYEIDFKMLNANQDLQLQNQYIDEAIEEKVDMILLASMDTKEAITQAKKINDAGIPLILFNTLPESEALKYCLAWSGPDDWANFEKLSRVLADKMNKQGGVGYLRHTPVGGSPYYSRTWAPITELMVYAPEIITLVSKDCAFDYDESKDMVLQWIDQYGYGLKGIVCSDDSIQAIGAIDACKEMGRGDIIIVASGNGKHGMDAVKNGDLFAITYQSAEADGALPMKVAADWFKGEDIQPIYYLSSNIITRENVDKYMPAQW from the coding sequence ATGTTGAAAACATTATTAGCACTGTTGATAACCATAGCACTTATACTAGTTGGCTGTGCAAGGCGTTCAGATGAAATAGGAGAAAGGCTACATCCTTCAGAAAATAATCTTTTACCCCAAGATAAGGATTACAATGAACCAGAAGTTGATATGACGCACTTAAAATCTTATGATGGCCAGCTGCTCATCTATCCAACAGAAAAGAAAGAAATACCCCCAAGACCTTCCCAGCCAGAATTATTGCCTCCAGATAATGCACGCCATTGGTTTGATATTGAATATCCAGGATGGGTGACGGAAAAAATAAACATGCCTGTATCACCTGGTGATGGACCTAAGGGGAAAAAGGTATCGGTTATTGTCACCAGTCGACATCCTTATTGGACAGCAGTTGGTATTGGTGCTAAAAAAGTGGCAGATGCTTATGAAATCGATTTTAAAATGTTAAATGCTAATCAAGATCTTCAGCTACAAAACCAATACATTGATGAGGCCATTGAAGAAAAGGTGGATATGATTCTATTGGCTTCAATGGATACAAAAGAGGCTATCACACAAGCCAAAAAAATTAATGATGCAGGCATACCCCTTATCTTATTTAATACACTTCCTGAATCCGAAGCTTTAAAGTATTGCCTTGCATGGTCTGGACCGGATGACTGGGCGAATTTTGAGAAGCTTTCACGTGTGCTTGCGGATAAAATGAACAAACAAGGTGGCGTCGGTTATCTCAGACATACACCTGTAGGAGGTTCCCCTTATTATTCCAGAACATGGGCGCCTATTACAGAGCTGATGGTTTATGCACCAGAGATCATCACATTGGTTTCAAAAGATTGTGCCTTTGATTATGATGAATCCAAAGACATGGTACTTCAGTGGATTGACCAATATGGCTATGGGCTCAAAGGTATTGTGTGCAGTGACGATTCCATTCAAGCCATCGGTGCCATTGATGCATGTAAGGAAATGGGAAGAGGGGATATCATCATTGTGGCATCAGGAAATGGTAAACACGGTATGGATGCGGTTAAAAACGGGGATTTATTTGCAATCACCTATCAATCTGCAGAAGCCGATGGCGCACTGCCTATGAAGGTTGCAGCCGATTGGTTCAAGGGTGAAGATATTCAACCCATTTATTATTTATCAAGCAACATCATTACCCGAGAAAACGTGGATAAATACATGCCAGCTCAATGGTAA
- a CDS encoding sugar ABC transporter substrate-binding protein, whose amino-acid sequence MFKKSFSILLIVTLLVILCAGCTAKKEEEPETKPATTVSETTEEKSNLEKSKAIDVYSIIGSDGQPLILNTEKKPVPERPADPKALPEEDEGHWWDIEYAGWKTVKENLPESPADGALNKKVVLLKAGDHPYWTAYVNGFKQIADAYAIDVKILNGNWNMDLQSQQVDQAINDQPDAIIFAPVDATACAPLMRKINQAGIPIIASNTIPAEAAMKYCTAWTGPDDWGQFRMLARYFADEMGKKGGYAIVRHMPGSSPYFARTFAPVTELVNYAPDMELLAMDTANLEAEATMQLVSDWITKYGDELKGLILAGDGFSMTGTEEALKNAGREDIIVVAAGNSKTGMDAVKNGVCAGITYQSAEGDGAIALFTAVRYFNGETMDPVAYLPRHIITAEDVENYMPAQW is encoded by the coding sequence ATGTTTAAAAAAAGTTTTAGCATCCTATTAATCGTGACATTATTGGTGATTTTATGTGCAGGATGTACCGCAAAAAAAGAAGAAGAACCTGAAACAAAACCTGCCACAACTGTCAGTGAAACCACAGAAGAAAAGTCCAATTTAGAAAAATCCAAAGCCATTGATGTGTATTCCATTATCGGCAGTGATGGTCAACCGTTAATCTTAAACACTGAGAAAAAACCTGTACCCGAACGTCCAGCAGATCCCAAAGCATTACCTGAAGAAGATGAGGGACATTGGTGGGATATTGAATATGCAGGATGGAAAACTGTCAAAGAAAACTTACCAGAATCCCCAGCAGACGGCGCGCTCAATAAAAAAGTTGTTTTATTAAAGGCAGGAGATCACCCTTATTGGACAGCATATGTGAATGGTTTTAAGCAAATAGCAGATGCTTATGCCATTGATGTTAAAATACTCAATGGTAACTGGAACATGGATTTACAATCACAACAGGTGGATCAAGCCATTAATGATCAACCAGATGCCATTATTTTCGCACCTGTGGATGCAACGGCTTGTGCACCATTAATGCGTAAGATTAATCAAGCAGGCATACCCATTATAGCTTCCAATACAATCCCAGCCGAAGCGGCTATGAAATATTGTACAGCTTGGACTGGACCAGATGATTGGGGACAATTTAGAATGTTAGCCAGATACTTTGCAGATGAAATGGGTAAAAAGGGTGGTTATGCCATTGTGAGGCATATGCCAGGTTCATCCCCTTACTTTGCAAGAACATTTGCACCTGTTACTGAATTAGTGAACTATGCACCGGATATGGAATTATTAGCCATGGATACAGCAAACTTAGAAGCAGAAGCTACCATGCAACTGGTCTCTGATTGGATTACAAAATACGGCGATGAGTTAAAAGGTTTAATCCTTGCAGGTGACGGTTTTAGTATGACAGGTACGGAAGAAGCATTGAAAAATGCTGGAAGAGAAGATATAATTGTGGTAGCAGCAGGTAATAGTAAAACAGGTATGGATGCTGTGAAGAATGGCGTTTGTGCAGGGATTACCTATCAATCTGCAGAAGGTGATGGGGCCATTGCTCTTTTTACAGCTGTGCGCTATTTTAATGGAGAAACCATGGACCCGGTTGCTTATTTACCAAGACATATTATTACAGCAGAGGATGTAGAGAATTATATGCCAGCTCAATGGTAG
- a CDS encoding cache domain-containing sensor histidine kinase, translating to MMHRMKNMLYNIQHISIRTKLLLSFSLVIIALISSTLLFALSKYNAKLLNNNIDYSKKVTSSLMENADEYLSQLKNISNVIAYNHHVQKYLNQHDSYYPMDSSDSFQRTLELLSNILTSRSDIDSILIFDNSRLSVFKSMHLDLNTAYDYKSQPWYKAISQSGVTPQVSGPHQQDYLDDLGPSVFSVNRTIQRYDGLKETGVMHISVNTSEIKTFCDSANFYKNGLIFIVNQAGEIIYHPDDADDLSDDYTFKSHMDDLTTRLIHQDHNIFTTYIHEEKYQIVSKSMSNAPWYIVAATPYKSITEDAEQIKKIILSMGVLALIFALAITYVLSTAITNPILKLRKCMAQVQQGNLTIRADIKSHDEIGILSSRFNSMLEQIEKLMAQVISDQEQKRKLELKTLQAQINPHFLYNTLDSIIWMAESKNDNIVPMTESLSKLFRLSLSRGQDIIPLSSELQHIKHYLFIQSMRYEDKFTYTITTQDHIVDYKIIKLILQPLVENAIYHGIKNKREKGCIHIDAYTEGDKVIISIADDGIGMDAETCEAILSHAYETNQRSSSGIGVHNVNERIKLYFGCGFGLQYKSTLGVGTTVYIHLPIITS from the coding sequence ATGATGCATAGAATGAAAAACATGCTCTATAACATCCAGCATATCAGTATACGTACAAAACTACTCCTCTCTTTTTCTCTTGTCATTATTGCCTTAATCAGTTCAACCTTGTTGTTCGCTCTTTCTAAATATAATGCCAAACTTCTCAATAACAACATTGATTATTCCAAAAAAGTAACCTCATCGCTTATGGAAAATGCCGATGAATACCTGAGCCAGCTTAAAAATATCTCCAATGTTATTGCGTATAACCACCATGTGCAGAAATACCTCAACCAACATGATTCTTATTACCCTATGGACTCGTCGGATAGTTTTCAGCGAACCTTAGAGTTGCTTTCTAATATTCTCACATCACGAAGCGATATAGACTCTATTTTAATCTTTGATAATAGCCGCTTATCTGTATTCAAAAGCATGCATCTGGACTTGAATACGGCTTACGATTATAAGAGCCAACCTTGGTATAAGGCTATATCACAATCAGGTGTTACACCCCAAGTTTCTGGTCCTCATCAACAGGATTATTTAGATGACTTAGGTCCTTCTGTCTTTTCCGTTAACCGAACCATCCAACGTTATGATGGCCTGAAAGAAACAGGTGTTATGCATATCAGTGTGAATACGTCTGAAATTAAGACATTCTGTGACTCAGCCAATTTCTATAAAAATGGTCTCATCTTTATTGTCAATCAAGCTGGTGAGATTATTTATCATCCGGACGATGCTGATGATCTGTCTGATGACTATACCTTTAAAAGCCACATGGATGATTTAACCACCCGGTTGATTCATCAGGATCATAACATATTTACCACGTATATTCATGAAGAAAAGTATCAAATCGTTTCAAAAAGCATGTCCAATGCGCCATGGTATATTGTTGCTGCCACTCCTTATAAGAGTATTACAGAAGATGCGGAGCAAATCAAAAAAATTATCCTATCTATGGGTGTATTGGCATTGATTTTTGCACTTGCCATTACTTATGTGCTATCCACAGCCATTACCAACCCCATTCTTAAACTTCGAAAATGTATGGCTCAAGTTCAACAAGGTAACCTTACCATTCGAGCGGATATTAAGTCCCATGATGAGATTGGTATCTTATCATCCCGTTTTAACAGCATGTTAGAACAGATTGAAAAATTAATGGCTCAAGTCATATCCGACCAGGAACAGAAACGAAAACTTGAGTTAAAAACCCTTCAGGCACAGATTAATCCCCACTTTCTATACAATACACTGGACTCGATTATTTGGATGGCAGAGAGTAAAAATGACAACATCGTACCCATGACGGAATCCCTATCTAAGCTTTTTAGACTAAGTCTAAGCCGTGGTCAGGATATTATCCCGTTATCCTCTGAGCTTCAGCATATCAAGCATTATCTTTTTATACAGAGTATGCGCTATGAGGATAAGTTTACATACACCATTACAACTCAAGATCACATAGTAGACTATAAGATCATTAAGCTTATTCTGCAACCACTGGTAGAGAATGCCATTTATCATGGTATTAAAAACAAACGGGAAAAAGGCTGTATTCATATTGATGCTTATACAGAAGGAGATAAAGTCATCATTTCAATTGCTGATGATGGGATTGGTATGGATGCAGAAACATGTGAGGCTATTCTCTCCCATGCCTATGAAACCAATCAGCGTAGCAGCTCAGGCATTGGCGTGCATAATGTGAATGAACGTATTAAATTGTACTTTGGTTGTGGCTTTGGCCTTCAATATAAAAGTACCCTTGGTGTTGGAACAACTGTCTATATTCATCTGCCTATTATTACATCTTAA
- a CDS encoding uroporphyrinogen decarboxylase family protein codes for MKKMGNQDCVAEKLQRIKDAAAFNYQCDRIPVGEFFWTGFIDKCISKWGEDFDPYVFFDLDYIPITPNLDPHIKPFEIVKQKGDDIYIRTGFEAIIHRSGDIVMPHYDSFSIQQPKEMATFTFDDPTDTRRFNHGGDDQINCVTDVLLRDIPAWSDRVDTYKNILPVFGSVCEGYEYVWRILGTENALMWMAMEPEAFGDFMKRIGHFLVELTKAQIKEGRGRLSGMIIWGDVAYRNGMLFSPAMWRKYFKPITKELIDICHGHDLTVIYHGCGNASAIYKDLVELGLDYYNPLEVKADLDIVQIEKTYGGQLGFCGNIDMRILESGHLDAIKREVLYKMQAAHAGGWICQSDHSISNDVEPESYRYALQVVREYGHYPLDMERIQEEIASLDKKLTIQ; via the coding sequence ATGAAAAAAATGGGAAACCAAGATTGCGTGGCTGAGAAATTACAAAGAATAAAAGATGCAGCCGCCTTTAATTATCAATGTGATCGAATACCTGTTGGTGAATTCTTCTGGACAGGGTTTATAGACAAATGTATCTCTAAATGGGGAGAAGATTTTGACCCCTATGTGTTTTTTGATTTAGATTATATACCCATTACACCTAATCTGGATCCCCACATTAAACCCTTTGAAATCGTGAAGCAAAAAGGTGATGATATCTATATACGAACAGGTTTTGAAGCGATTATCCATCGTTCAGGAGACATCGTTATGCCTCATTATGACAGCTTCTCTATTCAACAGCCAAAGGAAATGGCTACGTTTACCTTTGATGATCCAACAGATACAAGACGCTTTAACCATGGTGGAGATGATCAAATTAACTGCGTTACCGATGTCTTATTAAGAGATATTCCTGCATGGTCAGATAGGGTAGATACATACAAGAATATATTGCCTGTCTTTGGCTCGGTGTGTGAAGGGTACGAATATGTATGGCGTATACTGGGTACAGAAAATGCATTAATGTGGATGGCCATGGAACCTGAAGCCTTTGGGGACTTTATGAAGCGGATAGGCCATTTTCTTGTAGAACTGACAAAAGCCCAGATTAAAGAAGGAAGAGGAAGACTGTCGGGTATGATTATCTGGGGGGATGTTGCTTACCGTAATGGTATGCTCTTTAGTCCAGCCATGTGGCGTAAGTATTTTAAACCTATAACAAAAGAGCTCATTGACATCTGCCATGGACATGATTTAACAGTTATATACCACGGTTGTGGTAATGCATCTGCCATTTACAAGGACTTGGTTGAATTAGGACTGGATTATTATAATCCTCTGGAAGTCAAGGCTGATCTTGATATTGTCCAAATAGAAAAAACATACGGCGGTCAATTAGGCTTTTGCGGCAACATCGATATGCGCATATTAGAATCAGGTCATCTAGATGCTATAAAACGAGAAGTACTCTATAAAATGCAGGCAGCACATGCAGGCGGCTGGATATGCCAATCCGACCACTCCATCAGTAATGATGTGGAACCAGAAAGTTATCGCTATGCATTGCAAGTTGTAAGAGAATACGGACATTATCCCCTTGACATGGAAAGAATCCAAGAAGAAATAGCTAGTTTAGATAAAAAGCTAACCATCCAGTAA
- a CDS encoding response regulator transcription factor yields the protein MYKLLIVDDEKLVRSSISQIIDWHSLGFSEVYEAEDGEQALDIALKIKPHLILTDIKMPFMDGLALTKHIKKHLPASYMVILSGYDEFELAQEAICLGVKDYILKPIGAKTLYGKIKAICQEMNGELKQRDYLTKMKNQLHQSLPLLRERLLHQLICTPGNNERILEGLQALEISFDVSPYSVCVVEPDLSAIQAKDDELYCFAVKNIISDTIGKQYDVFSDHASRIILVFNNHPYLTSLENRNILSTTLQVIQNNVNDHLHIPLTSAMGTTVKEMHLLHNSYTKALLALECKYTLGKNNIYDIHDLDYIQSEFYYPFDTSSYLLEAIKAGEIKNIKHTLLSIASLLKKQETLTFVNIKLIFIEIITNILKVMAKTNGLSTTIWAEGIALYDTLEKLNTIDDMVKPVEAFCMHVAEKLTLSRNNSNHNIIAKAKHYIDHHYHLEDLSLNTVADAACVSPVYLSSLFKKETGINFKNYLINKRMEKAMELLKTTQLKTYEIAHLVGFPNPHYFSVSFRKYTGESPTDYRKNVEAS from the coding sequence ATGTACAAACTTTTAATTGTAGATGATGAAAAACTCGTACGTTCTTCCATTAGCCAAATTATTGATTGGCATTCTTTAGGATTTTCGGAGGTTTATGAAGCTGAAGATGGTGAGCAAGCTTTGGACATAGCTTTGAAAATTAAGCCCCATCTTATACTGACGGACATCAAGATGCCCTTTATGGATGGTCTTGCATTAACAAAACACATTAAAAAGCATCTTCCTGCTTCTTACATGGTTATTCTAAGCGGTTACGATGAATTTGAATTAGCTCAAGAAGCCATATGCCTTGGGGTAAAAGATTATATTCTCAAACCCATTGGTGCCAAAACCCTCTATGGTAAAATAAAGGCTATCTGTCAAGAGATGAACGGTGAGTTGAAACAGAGGGATTACCTCACAAAAATGAAAAACCAACTGCATCAGAGCTTACCATTACTAAGAGAAAGACTGCTGCATCAGCTAATCTGTACACCAGGGAACAATGAGCGTATCCTAGAAGGGTTACAAGCCTTAGAGATTTCCTTTGATGTTTCCCCCTATAGTGTATGCGTTGTTGAACCTGATCTAAGTGCCATTCAAGCAAAAGATGATGAATTGTATTGTTTTGCTGTTAAAAATATTATTTCCGATACAATCGGCAAACAGTATGATGTGTTTTCGGATCATGCTAGCCGAATTATCCTTGTTTTTAATAACCATCCTTACTTAACATCCTTGGAAAATCGAAATATATTATCCACTACACTTCAAGTCATTCAGAACAATGTAAACGATCACCTGCACATACCGCTAACATCCGCCATGGGTACAACTGTTAAGGAAATGCACTTGCTTCATAACTCATACACAAAAGCTTTATTAGCTCTTGAATGTAAATACACCCTTGGGAAAAACAATATCTACGATATACATGACTTGGATTACATACAATCTGAGTTTTACTACCCTTTTGATACAAGCAGTTATTTATTGGAAGCCATTAAAGCAGGTGAAATAAAAAATATCAAACATACCTTGCTGAGTATTGCCAGTTTATTAAAAAAACAAGAAACCCTGACGTTTGTTAACATTAAATTAATCTTTATAGAAATCATTACGAATATACTAAAAGTCATGGCAAAAACCAATGGCCTATCCACCACCATATGGGCAGAAGGTATTGCCCTTTATGATACCTTAGAGAAACTGAACACCATTGATGATATGGTAAAACCTGTGGAAGCTTTTTGCATGCATGTTGCCGAAAAGCTCACACTATCAAGAAATAATAGCAACCATAATATTATAGCCAAAGCAAAGCATTACATAGACCACCACTATCACCTTGAAGATTTATCCCTTAATACCGTTGCTGATGCCGCTTGTGTTAGCCCTGTCTACTTAAGTTCTCTCTTTAAAAAAGAAACGGGTATAAACTTCAAAAATTATCTCATCAACAAAAGAATGGAAAAGGCCATGGAGCTCTTGAAAACCACACAATTAAAAACCTATGAGATCGCTCATCTTGTAGGCTTCCCAAATCCCCACTATTTTAGTGTTTCTTTTAGAAAATATACAGGTGAATCCCCAACAGACTATAGAAAAAACGTGGAGGCATCATGA
- a CDS encoding ABC transporter permease, whose amino-acid sequence MIDNNRALLLLILLACFSALFAPNFANRMNITTILISGCMLAIISVGFTLVFILAQIDLSIGATAQFCGMLCVGLQPTMGWWLSLGMAVLAGAVIGLFNGIVVAKFKIHSFIATIGTMTIIRGVLHLYSDGGTKSIDDYTLGEFLETGQFPIWFIITVIAVIILLIVLSKPDLKSVKGISSVVLPALFVVLWLTTKLFSPIVIITFMVIGIGIFFLDHTRFGKGFYVVGGNPETAWLAGINKDMYIVLGFVICGITAALAGSIFAMRLSSMTARFIFAQKALMTSLAAVIIGGTQLTGGKGHLLKSYFGVLMFQVLFNMIGCFSLGFEIQIFINGLILAVVVFYEAYSNYRHEMLKGQRPELLKEIQNRG is encoded by the coding sequence ATGATTGATAACAATCGAGCATTGCTTTTGCTTATCTTATTGGCTTGTTTCTCTGCATTATTTGCTCCCAACTTTGCTAATCGGATGAATATCACCACCATCTTAATTTCGGGATGCATGTTAGCTATTATTTCAGTAGGCTTTACCCTTGTTTTTATTCTGGCACAGATTGATTTATCCATAGGAGCTACAGCCCAATTCTGCGGCATGCTTTGTGTGGGGTTGCAGCCTACCATGGGTTGGTGGTTAAGCTTAGGCATGGCAGTATTAGCAGGTGCAGTCATCGGTTTGTTTAACGGCATTGTTGTAGCCAAGTTCAAGATTCATTCTTTTATTGCAACCATTGGCACCATGACCATTATTCGAGGTGTTCTTCATCTCTATAGTGATGGGGGTACGAAAAGTATTGACGATTATACCCTTGGTGAATTTTTGGAAACAGGCCAATTTCCCATCTGGTTTATCATCACGGTTATTGCCGTTATTATATTGTTAATTGTGCTTAGTAAACCTGATTTGAAATCGGTCAAAGGTATAAGCAGCGTTGTGCTGCCTGCTCTATTTGTGGTCTTGTGGCTTACGACCAAATTATTCTCACCCATTGTCATTATTACTTTTATGGTCATAGGAATCGGTATATTTTTTCTAGATCATACACGATTTGGAAAAGGATTTTATGTGGTAGGTGGTAATCCAGAAACAGCATGGCTGGCAGGCATCAACAAAGATATGTACATCGTATTAGGCTTTGTCATCTGTGGTATAACAGCAGCTTTAGCTGGTTCTATATTTGCCATGCGACTGAGTTCCATGACGGCTCGCTTTATATTTGCTCAGAAGGCGCTGATGACATCCCTTGCAGCGGTTATTATTGGTGGTACCCAATTAACTGGTGGGAAAGGTCATCTATTAAAAAGTTATTTTGGGGTCTTAATGTTTCAAGTGCTTTTTAACATGATTGGGTGTTTCAGTCTTGGCTTTGAAATACAAATATTCATTAACGGCTTGATTCTAGCAGTGGTTGTTTTCTATGAAGCTTATTCCAACTATCGTCATGAGATGTTGAAAGGACAGCGGCCAGAATTACTAAAAGAAATACAAAACAGAGGGTAA